A region from the uncultured Holophaga sp. genome encodes:
- a CDS encoding NAD(P)/FAD-dependent oxidoreductase gives MSWDVIVVGGGPAGLLAAGRAAQLGARTLLLEKMEKPGRKLRITGKGRCNLTNMKPLEEHLQEIQPEPRFLRQAYGAFFAQDLVDLLAGVGLETTVERGARVFPTSGKAWDAAEALVAWARQQGTELRCQSPVEALLLDGDPIRGVRAEGRELEAAAVILATGGLSYPLTGSTGDGYGFARSAGHTITPLRPSLVALETRPAWPAAQGQGLRNIELSLWIEGRKQATEFGEATFTEKGLDGPTVLRVSRRVVDALAAGCRVELSLDLKPALDPDKLDARLLREISERKGQKLGDLLRGFLPPPLVLPFAQALGLGPSAPLDRITAPLRKRLVHLLKELRFEAKGHGSWERAVVTAGGVSLKEIHPATLASRKVAGLFFAGELLDLDANTGGYNLQIAFSTGWLAGEAAAKAALTSRGA, from the coding sequence ATGAGCTGGGATGTGATCGTGGTGGGGGGCGGCCCCGCGGGGCTCCTCGCAGCGGGACGCGCCGCCCAGCTGGGGGCCCGCACCCTCCTGCTGGAGAAGATGGAGAAGCCGGGGCGCAAGCTGCGCATCACCGGCAAGGGCCGCTGCAACCTCACCAACATGAAGCCCCTGGAGGAGCACCTCCAGGAGATCCAGCCGGAGCCCCGCTTTCTGCGCCAGGCCTACGGGGCCTTCTTCGCCCAGGACCTGGTGGACCTCCTGGCCGGGGTGGGCCTGGAGACCACCGTGGAGCGGGGAGCCCGGGTCTTTCCCACCAGCGGGAAGGCCTGGGATGCAGCCGAGGCCCTGGTCGCCTGGGCCCGGCAACAGGGCACCGAGCTCCGCTGCCAGAGCCCGGTGGAGGCCCTGCTCCTGGACGGAGACCCTATCCGGGGCGTGCGCGCCGAGGGCCGGGAGCTGGAGGCCGCCGCCGTCATCCTTGCCACCGGGGGGCTCTCCTACCCCCTTACGGGCTCGACAGGGGATGGTTACGGCTTCGCCCGTTCTGCCGGGCACACCATCACACCGTTGCGCCCCTCCCTGGTGGCCCTGGAGACCCGCCCTGCCTGGCCCGCCGCCCAAGGGCAGGGCCTTCGCAACATCGAGCTGAGCCTCTGGATCGAGGGCAGGAAGCAGGCGACGGAGTTCGGGGAGGCCACCTTCACAGAGAAGGGCCTGGATGGCCCCACGGTACTGCGGGTGAGCCGGAGGGTGGTGGATGCCCTGGCCGCCGGGTGCAGGGTGGAGCTGAGCCTGGACCTCAAGCCTGCCCTGGACCCCGACAAGCTGGATGCCCGCCTCCTGCGCGAGATCAGCGAGCGCAAGGGACAGAAGCTGGGTGACCTGCTGCGCGGCTTCCTGCCGCCCCCCCTGGTGCTCCCCTTCGCCCAGGCACTTGGCCTGGGCCCCTCCGCCCCCCTGGATCGCATCACGGCCCCTCTCCGGAAGAGGCTGGTGCATCTCCTGAAGGAACTGCGCTTCGAGGCCAAGGGCCACGGCAGCTGGGAGCGGGCTGTCGTCACCGCCGGGGGCGTCTCCCTCAAGGAGATCCACCCCGCCACCCTGGCCTCCCGCAAGGTGGCGGGGCTCTTCTTCGCCGGAGAGCTGCTGGACCTGGACGCCAACACCGGCGGCTACAACCTCCAGATCGCCTTCAGCACCGGCTGGTTGGCAGGGGAGGCGGCGGCGAAGGCCGCCCTCACCTCCCGCGGCGCCTAA
- a CDS encoding prolyl oligopeptidase family serine peptidase, with translation MKSLPAALTLLTTTALAAQSSLPVPVTRKGDVVDDYFGTKVADPYRWLEDDNSAETRAWVKAQNKVTDAYLAGIPERKAIQARMTALWNYEKFSAPSKKGNRYFYSHNTGLQSQNVIFVTEDPKAPGRVLLDPNTLSKEGTVALSGLSLTEDGRLLAYAISVAGSDWQTWKVRDVATGQDLPDEVNWAKSSGAAWLKNGSGFFYSRYDAPKEGDALKGINQNHQVFFHRLGTPQAQDRLVYARPDQPEWYLHAGVTDDGRWLVITAAKGTDPRTSVFLQDLDQPGAGVEPFLTTMDASYEVEDNEGDTFFVRTDKDAPRYRLLAIPREHPEPAAWREILPQGRNRDVLQGVSFTGGRLVATWMRDAHSAIEFYDRAGHFQSELKLPTLGSAGGFGGKRDEMEAFYTFTSFAQPPTIYRYDFRTGKSEVFRESRVAFDPGAYETEQVFYPSKDGTKIPLFLVHRKGLKLDGQNPTLLYGYGGFNISLTPSFSVPTLVWLEMGGVYAMANLRGGGEYGMDWYNAGRLDKKQNVFDDFIAAGEWLVAKGYTSTPRLAIQGGSNGGLLVGACLTQRPELWGAALPAVGVMDMLRFHKFTLGWGWKSDYGSSETQAGFNTLIKYSPLQNIHPGTKYPPTLVSTSDHDDRVVPAHSHKFTATLQAAQGGSAPILTRIETNAGHGAGKPTAMLIAERADLWTFLLKNLGFSLPMGFGSQTHLSPR, from the coding sequence ATGAAGTCCCTGCCAGCTGCCCTCACCCTCCTCACGACCACGGCCCTGGCGGCTCAAAGCAGCCTTCCGGTACCCGTGACCCGGAAGGGGGATGTGGTGGACGACTACTTTGGCACCAAGGTGGCCGACCCCTACCGCTGGCTGGAGGATGACAACAGCGCCGAAACCAGGGCCTGGGTGAAGGCCCAGAACAAGGTAACGGATGCCTACCTCGCAGGCATTCCGGAGCGGAAGGCCATCCAGGCTCGCATGACCGCCCTCTGGAACTACGAAAAGTTCAGCGCCCCCTCCAAGAAGGGGAATCGCTATTTCTACAGCCACAACACGGGGCTCCAGAGCCAGAACGTGATCTTCGTGACCGAGGATCCCAAGGCCCCCGGACGGGTCCTGCTGGACCCCAACACCCTCAGCAAGGAGGGCACCGTGGCCCTCTCGGGCCTGAGCCTTACGGAGGATGGGCGCCTCCTGGCCTATGCCATCTCCGTGGCCGGTTCCGACTGGCAGACCTGGAAGGTCAGGGACGTGGCCACGGGCCAGGATCTCCCTGATGAGGTGAACTGGGCCAAGTCCAGCGGGGCCGCCTGGCTGAAGAATGGCAGTGGTTTCTTCTACAGCCGCTATGACGCGCCGAAGGAGGGGGACGCCCTCAAGGGCATCAACCAGAACCACCAGGTCTTCTTCCACAGACTGGGCACCCCCCAGGCTCAGGACCGCCTGGTCTACGCCCGCCCGGACCAGCCCGAGTGGTACCTCCACGCGGGGGTCACGGATGACGGCCGCTGGCTGGTCATCACCGCCGCCAAGGGCACCGATCCGAGAACCTCCGTCTTCCTGCAGGACCTGGACCAGCCGGGAGCCGGGGTAGAGCCCTTTCTGACAACCATGGATGCGTCCTACGAAGTCGAGGACAACGAGGGGGACACCTTCTTCGTGCGCACGGATAAGGATGCCCCCCGCTACCGTCTCCTGGCCATCCCGCGGGAGCACCCGGAGCCCGCCGCATGGCGAGAGATTCTGCCCCAGGGGCGGAACCGGGATGTGCTCCAGGGGGTCTCCTTCACCGGAGGACGCCTGGTGGCCACCTGGATGAGGGATGCCCACTCTGCCATCGAGTTCTATGACCGGGCTGGGCACTTCCAGTCGGAGCTGAAGCTCCCCACCCTGGGCAGCGCCGGGGGCTTCGGGGGCAAGCGGGATGAGATGGAGGCCTTCTACACCTTCACCTCCTTCGCCCAGCCCCCCACCATCTACCGCTATGACTTCCGCACCGGGAAGAGCGAGGTCTTCCGGGAGTCCAGGGTGGCCTTCGACCCGGGGGCCTATGAAACCGAACAGGTCTTCTACCCCAGCAAGGACGGCACGAAGATCCCCCTGTTCCTGGTGCATCGCAAGGGGCTGAAGCTGGATGGGCAGAACCCCACCCTGCTTTACGGCTACGGCGGCTTCAACATCTCCCTCACCCCCTCCTTCTCCGTCCCCACCCTGGTCTGGCTGGAGATGGGCGGTGTCTACGCCATGGCGAACCTGCGGGGGGGCGGCGAGTACGGCATGGACTGGTACAACGCCGGGCGCCTGGACAAGAAGCAGAATGTCTTCGATGACTTCATCGCCGCCGGGGAGTGGCTCGTCGCCAAGGGCTATACCTCTACTCCCCGCCTAGCCATCCAGGGAGGCTCCAATGGTGGACTCCTGGTAGGGGCCTGCCTCACCCAGCGCCCGGAGCTCTGGGGCGCGGCCCTGCCCGCGGTGGGGGTCATGGATATGCTGCGCTTCCACAAGTTCACCCTGGGATGGGGCTGGAAGAGCGACTACGGCAGCAGCGAGACCCAGGCGGGCTTCAACACCCTCATCAAGTACAGCCCCCTGCAGAACATCCACCCGGGCACAAAGTATCCCCCCACTCTGGTGAGCACCAGCGACCACGACGACCGGGTGGTACCCGCCCACAGCCACAAGTTCACGGCCACCCTCCAGGCGGCCCAGGGCGGCAGCGCCCCCATCCTCACCCGAATCGAGACCAACGCGGGGCATGGCGCGGGCAAACCGACAGCCATGCTCATCGCCGAGCGGGCGGACCTCTGGACCTTCCTCCTCAAGAACCTGGGCTTCAGCCTGCCCATGGGCTTCGGAAGCCAGACCCATTTATCCCCGCGCTGA
- a CDS encoding U32 family peptidase, with product MGLELLAPARNAEQGILALRCGADAIYMGGARFGARQAVGNDAAAFAELTREARLWGAKVYATLNTVLFDSELEEARRQAWALFEAGVDAFIIQDMAWLELDLPPLPLHASTQAACDSPEKVAFLASAGLSRAILARELSLDEIRAIHQAADIELEAFVYGALCVGESGHCYLSGSICGRSGNRGECAQPCRSTWTLLDASGKPLIKERHLLNIKDLDLSEHLESLADTGVCSFKIEGRLKDADYVKNVVSHLRRRMDALLKRRPEFGRASLGTVSHGFSPDPAKTFQRGLSDYRIEGRRQSMGILEGGRHLGEPVGTVMSVKADRLVLDAPADLHPGDGLAFTEGGRMAGTVVNAVEGRQVFVQDPSKIRPGTRLHRNLDHAWLKALRGAKVERRISLSAILDCSGTEVRLRLQDPTGLQAEATLEGPFEGPKDEGANATAQREALGRLGGTPFSLEDLSIQGSVFIPVARLNALRREATAALEALRVAPHPREERRAVTQLGPLPETGLGFTWNIANRAARAFYEKAGGQVLEGAAELQADLTGRVLMTTRHCLRFEMGWCAVHPNPDPWKRMAEPKGPLFIENGATRLECRFDCARCRMELVLCSRKSS from the coding sequence ATGGGACTTGAACTGCTCGCCCCCGCCCGCAACGCCGAACAGGGCATCCTCGCCCTGCGCTGCGGGGCGGACGCGATCTACATGGGCGGCGCCCGCTTCGGGGCCCGCCAAGCCGTCGGCAACGACGCCGCCGCCTTCGCCGAGCTGACCCGGGAGGCCCGTCTCTGGGGCGCCAAGGTCTACGCCACCCTCAACACCGTGCTCTTCGACTCGGAGCTGGAGGAGGCCCGCCGCCAAGCCTGGGCCCTCTTTGAAGCCGGGGTGGACGCCTTCATCATCCAGGACATGGCTTGGCTGGAGCTGGACCTGCCCCCTCTGCCCCTCCACGCCAGCACCCAGGCCGCCTGCGACAGCCCGGAGAAGGTGGCCTTCCTGGCCAGCGCGGGTCTGAGCCGCGCCATCCTGGCCCGGGAGCTGAGCCTGGACGAGATCCGGGCCATCCACCAGGCCGCCGACATTGAGCTGGAGGCCTTTGTCTACGGCGCCCTCTGCGTGGGCGAGAGCGGCCACTGCTACCTGAGCGGCTCCATCTGCGGGCGCAGCGGCAACCGGGGCGAGTGCGCCCAGCCCTGCCGCTCCACCTGGACCCTCCTGGACGCCTCCGGCAAGCCCCTCATCAAGGAGCGCCACCTCCTCAACATCAAGGACCTGGACCTCTCGGAGCACCTGGAGTCCCTGGCGGATACGGGGGTCTGCAGCTTCAAGATCGAAGGCCGCCTCAAGGACGCCGACTACGTGAAAAACGTGGTCAGCCACCTGCGCCGCCGCATGGATGCCCTGTTGAAGCGCCGTCCAGAGTTCGGAAGAGCCTCCCTGGGCACCGTGAGCCACGGCTTCAGCCCGGACCCCGCCAAGACCTTCCAGCGGGGGCTCTCGGACTACCGCATCGAGGGTCGGCGCCAGTCCATGGGCATCCTCGAAGGGGGCCGCCACCTGGGCGAGCCCGTGGGCACCGTGATGTCCGTGAAGGCAGACCGCCTGGTGCTGGACGCCCCCGCGGACCTGCACCCCGGGGATGGCCTGGCCTTCACCGAGGGGGGCCGCATGGCGGGCACCGTGGTGAACGCCGTGGAGGGCCGTCAGGTCTTCGTCCAGGACCCATCGAAGATCCGCCCCGGCACCCGGCTCCACCGCAACCTGGACCACGCCTGGCTCAAGGCCCTGCGAGGGGCCAAGGTGGAGCGGCGAATCTCCCTCAGCGCCATCCTGGACTGCAGCGGGACCGAAGTGCGCCTCCGCCTCCAGGACCCCACGGGCCTCCAGGCTGAAGCCACTCTCGAAGGCCCCTTTGAGGGGCCCAAGGATGAAGGAGCCAACGCCACCGCCCAGCGGGAAGCCCTGGGACGCCTGGGGGGGACGCCCTTCAGCCTGGAGGACCTGAGCATCCAGGGCAGTGTCTTCATCCCGGTGGCCCGCCTCAACGCCCTGCGCCGGGAGGCCACCGCCGCCCTGGAGGCCCTGCGGGTGGCGCCCCACCCCCGGGAGGAACGGCGGGCCGTGACCCAGCTCGGCCCCCTGCCCGAGACGGGCCTGGGCTTCACCTGGAACATCGCCAACCGTGCGGCCCGGGCCTTCTACGAGAAGGCGGGGGGCCAGGTGCTGGAGGGGGCCGCCGAGCTCCAGGCGGACCTCACGGGCCGGGTGCTGATGACCACCCGCCACTGCCTGCGCTTCGAGATGGGCTGGTGCGCTGTGCACCCCAACCCCGACCCCTGGAAGCGCATGGCCGAGCCCAAGGGCCCCCTCTTCATCGAGAACGGCGCGACCCGGCTGGAGTGCCGCTTCGACTGCGCCCGCTGCCGCATGGAGCTGGTGCTCTGCAGCCGGAAGTCCTCATGA